TGCGGATTTCTTTTTGGAAAAAGATGCAGAGAACATTTACAATCAGTATCTAAAGAATTACCAATTGGCTCCGACTCAGATTTATTTCTTTAAGGAGATAGTCCGCATTATGGAAGGTAAAAATATTCCGATCGTATTTTATTATCCGGTAGTTGCGGAACCTCTTCGACGCCGTATGGAAGAATCGGGAATCTGGAAAGAGTTTCATAAAGAAACATTCGCAATCATTCGAACATTGGATTCAAAACCAAACAGTCCTTATTTTATCATCGATCCTGTGAGTGACAATCGTTGGACCTGCAAGGATTTTGTGGATTCCCTCCATTTGAGCGGAGCTTGTTTTTCGAACCTTTTACCGATTTTATTCCCGAAGGAATTGGCCGGATCTAATTAAGTTTCTTTCTCAGCTCTTTTCTTCGTTTTGCTTTTGGAATCAGAAAAAAATTTCTAAAAAGCAAAAATCCGACCGAACCCAAAATCAAAAATCCGGGGATCAGATATCTATTTACGAATTGGTAAAACATTTCGTAATTTCTGATCCATGTTTCTAAAAAAGAAAGGGATAAAGTTACGATCGTATATGAGAATAATATTCCTAAAAGATAGAGTGTGCTTGTTTTTAACATCCAAAGAGTATCGCCCAATTCCTCTTTAAATCGACTAAACTCGGTTAGTATTTCTTGGTAGGTTTTGCCATGAGTGGCTCTATAAACCGAATACGCTTCTTCCATTTCAGGATCTTTTGTTTTTCCATCCAAAAGTACAAAATCAAAATCCAATGATTCATCGTATTCTTTTCTATCCGCAGGATTGTTCAGAATTTGAAAAGCGCGGGTCAATTCTATCAGTTTTGTCTCGGCCTCAAAGGGAGCTTTGGGAAGTAGGGAGACCCAGAACCCCTTTAAATCCTCGTATTGAGAGAGGATTTCTTCCTTTTTTGCCGTTTTGGAAACGCAAAGGGTTTCGTAATATGTTTCCTTCCTGACTTTCGGCATAATGATTCCAAGGCGTAATCCTTTGGATTCCTATGAGATAAGGGATGTTCTTTGCTTTACAAGACGATTTTTCGAAAAATCATAGAATTATATGAGTCTGTCCCTGCAAGAATCGGAATCTATTTCCCACCCAGCTGAATTGGGTAAGGTTTTCGTAGAAACCTACGGGTGTCAAATGAACGAATACGATTCCGGAATCGTCCGTGAGCTTTTCAAAAAAGAAAATTACGAATCCGCAACTACCATTGAAGACTCGGATATTATTTTTCTAAATACTTGCGCTGTCCGCGAAAACGCCCACGCAAAAATTTACGGCAGACTTCAATCCCTCGGTTACTTAAAGAAAAAAAATCCGAACCTTGTGATCGGTGTTTTGGGCTGTATGGCGCAAAACCTGGGAGAAGATTTATTCCACCAGGAACTCCCTTTGGATTTGATTGTAGGCCCTGACAATTATCGCAATCTTCCCGAGCTGATTAAAAAGATTAGAGGAGGGGAAAGAGATGT
The nucleotide sequence above comes from Leptospira kobayashii. Encoded proteins:
- a CDS encoding DnaJ domain-containing protein; translated protein: MPKVRKETYYETLCVSKTAKKEEILSQYEDLKGFWVSLLPKAPFEAETKLIELTRAFQILNNPADRKEYDESLDFDFVLLDGKTKDPEMEEAYSVYRATHGKTYQEILTEFSRFKEELGDTLWMLKTSTLYLLGILFSYTIVTLSLSFLETWIRNYEMFYQFVNRYLIPGFLILGSVGFLLFRNFFLIPKAKRRKELRKKLN